Part of the Aquimarina sp. MAR_2010_214 genome is shown below.
ATTCACATTTGATTTCGAGATGACCGATAATAGTACAATTTATTGGCATGAAATCATTAGACGAATATGGAACAATGATGGAGAGGTTATACAAGAAGAATATTTTAATGCTTAAGATAAAAAAATGAAAACTTTAAAAAATATAGGAATAGTATTAGTTGTAATGATCATGACAACCATGACTACTAATGCGCAGGATAAGAAAGGAAATAATATTGATAACAGTAATATAGCTTTACAAGGGTATAGCCCTGTGTCATATCTTGATCTAGGTATTGCACAACGAGGAAACAAAGAATATAAATCCGAATATGAGAAGATTCTGTATTACTTTACTTCTAAAGAACAAAAGTCCAAGTTTGATAAGAATCCTAAACGATACTTACCACAGTATGGAGGATTCTGTGCATTTGGAATATATGCAGGAGCCAAATTTAGGCCAGATCCTAACAAATTTGTTGTAAAAGAAGGAAAATACTTTTTGTTTTTGTACAACATAGAGCTAGACGCACAACAATTATGGCTGGCAGAAAATAATCACAAAAAATTAGTTACAAAAGCTAATAGTAACTGGGAGAAACTACGTAATACGCATAATTAGAGGTGTTGACATTTTTCTTTTGTCTAGTAGAAAAGTTCTAACCGGTGTGATTAGTTTTTCTTTTGTAGAACACCTTAGCTGGCGTGTTAAGGTGTTCTTCTAGTCAAAATATCAAACAAATCTTAAATATGGTAAGTGATAGCATAATATTTTATACTTTTCTAATAAACTCATAAAACACAATCTCATTATGCAAAAACTGTTGTCTCTAATTTCAAAATGCAATGAATGTAAGGCACAATTAGAACTAGGGCCAAGACCGATAGTTTCTGCGCATGCTCATAGTAAAATAGTAGTCATTGGGCAAGCTCCTGGGAGTGTCGTTCATAAATCTGGAATCCCATGGGATGATAAAAGCGGACAAAATTTAAGAGCCTGGATGGGAATTGATGATGAGACGTTCTATAACCCCAAAAAAATTGCGCTTGTACCTATGGGTTTTTGTTACCCAGGAAAAGGAAAATCCGGAGATCTCCCTCCAACCAAAAAATGTGCTCCCTTATGGCATCAACCACTTTTGGCTAAAATGGAAAATGTAGAACTTGTGCTACTTATTGGTAAATATGCTCAAGAATATTATTTGAGAGATCGGTTAAAAAGAACACTAACAGATACAGTAAAAAATTATAAAGAATATTTGCCAGATTATTTTGTGTTACCGCATCCTTCACCAAGAAATAATATTTGGCAAGCAAAAAATGAATGGTATAAAAAAGAAGTTATACCTCAGTTAAAACTACTGGTTCAATCAATACTTGAGTAATTTGTATAAAAGTTTAATCTTGTCTATTGATTTTCTACTCATTTCATCAAGATTAAAATTGGTACTAGATTGTAATTGCAATTTTCCTATGGTTTTCCCTGATTCTAGTTTTTGATGAGTTTCTTTGAAATTTTTAGTTATAAAATCAAGAATTTTTTTACGAATTAATTTAAATCTGCATTTTGTTGATAATGTTCCAAAATCATTTGAAAGAAAATTTTAGATGCCTTTTTTTGATAATTGCCCTTAAGATATCGTATCGCTGATCGTAATTTAAGCTTCTTTTTGTTTATGGGGATACTCTTAAGAGTGGGTAAATATTGTGTGGTCGATTTTGTAAGAACGGTTGCCCATTTTCCGGTTTCAATAAGTTGAATTAAGGTAGGGATGTGGTTTAATTCTATTTGATATTGATATGGGAGTTCATTTATTCTAAATGCTTTATCCAGAACTTTTCTGGTTGTAAACCCTTCTGCAGGTACAGCTAGCTCCATAGTAGTAAGCTCTTCGATATTGATCTGCTTTTTGTTTGCAAATCGATGAGATTCATGTATTACAAGTGTTAAATAGGATTGAAATAACGGAATAGTAGTAATCATTTTATCATCTGTTGCTTTATTAAAAGATAAAATAAAATCCAACATGCCTGATTTGAGTTTTTCTATTAATTCATCTGATGTGCCAAAGAAAGCCTTGACTTGTATTAAAGGAAATTTTGTAGAAAAGGATATCAATGTTTCTGTAAACAAATTAGTTAAACCATAAGTTACTCCGATATGTAGAGTTCCTGATTGCAGGTTTTGTAAATCCTCTATTAATTGTTTGGCATTTTCAGCGTTTTTAAGAGTATGCCTGGCACGGGTTAAAAATAATGAACCAGCTTCTGTAAGTTGTATTCTCTTTCCTATTCTATCAAAAAGCGGAACTCCTAATTCCTGTTCTAAAAGCTTTATTTGCTGCGAAAGTGCGCTTTGTGTTATGAATACTTTATGAGAGGCTTCTGTAAAATTTAAACATTCTGCCGCTTTTACAAAATAGCTTAATTGGCGTAATTCCATTATTAATAAGTTTTGCTAATGTATATGATAAGAAAATAACGTTTTACTAATGTAAAAATAATTTTCAACTTTGTACTTCAAATCTTTTATAACTTATAAGAAAGAGGAGATAAATAAAGAAATGAAAACAAAAGCAGAAAGAAATACAAGACATTATAAAGAGATCCGAAAAGCGGTCTTTATACCTGGTTTGGCTGCTTTTTCACAGTTTTATATGTTTCAGCCATTATTACCATCGTTAAGCGAAAGTTTTTTGGTGTCTCCAGCTATCAGTAGCTTGGTTGTCTCGTCTTCTATGGTCGGTATTGCTTTAGGGCTTTTTATGTTTGCTTTTTATGCAGATATATTACATCGTAAAAAACTAATGCTGATTGCTTTATTTCTATCTTCATTAATCACTATTCTCTCGGCAGTCTCATGGAATTTTAATGTGTTGGTTGTTTTTGGTTTTATAAAAGGGTTTTTATTATCAGGAGTGATCGCAGTTGCTATTGTTTATATTTCTGAAGAAGTTGAGGTAAGAAATGTAGGGATCGTCATTGGGATATATTTAGCTGGAAATGTATTAGGTGGTATGTGGGGGCGTGTAGTAGCAGGTTTAATTTCTAGTTGGTATGATTGGAGAATAGCTACATTATTTATTGGAGGTATAGGAGTGATATTAAGTATCTTTTTTATGAGACTTTTACCACAATCCCTAAACTTTAACCCACAAAAAGTTCAAACATTTCAAAAGCTAATGTATATGAAGAGTTTCCTTAAAAACCCATTGTTTTCGGGAGTCTTTATTTTAATGATCCTAATGATGGGCACTTTTGTAAGTATCTATAATTATTTGAGTTTTAGACTAGAAATGCCACCTTTTTCACTTCCACATTATATTATTTCTTTATTATTTCTAATCTATATTACAGGAGCAGGAGGAACGATAATAATTGGGGTATTGACTCATCGAATTCACCCTTTTGGTATGCTTAAAATCTTATTAGTATTATTTCTAATAGGAACATTAGGTTTACTAGTAGAAGAATTGTGGTTATTAGTATTAGGTCTAAGTTTGGTCACTTTTAGCTTACTAGGGATTCAGACTGTGATAAACAAAATAATATCTCAATATGCAATTGAAGGAAAAAGCACGGCAAATTGCTTATACTTAATATGCCAGTATATGGGAGCAGGTGGAATAGGAAGTTCAACCGGGCATATAGTATCAGAATGGGGGTGGTCTAATTTTATTTTTACTTTAATGGGATTCATTCTCTTTTCATTGCTATTATTTATAATATGTGCCAGGAGGTATATCAATACATATAAATTAATAAAAGAGGTTTCTTAGAGAAGATCCTAAAAATATCATAACCTAATTTTAAAGAATAAATTTATTTAATATGCTAAAATCTAATTACTTATTGTTTATAATTCCAGCATTAATATGGGGATCTACTTGGTATATCATTAAATACCAGTTGGGAACTGTAGATCCAATCGTTTCTGTGGCCTATCGATTTGGATTAGGTGGTATTATATTATTGGGGTATTCTAAGATTAGGAAACTACCATTATCATTCACAAAGCAGCAACATTTTTTTATTGCTTTACAAGGAATTCTACTATTTGGAACAAATTATTGGTTAGTATACTTATCAGAACAATATCTAAGTAGTGGATTAGTGGCTGTAGCATTTTCTACATTAATTTTTATGAACATAGTTTTTGGCGCAATATTTTTAGGAGATAAAATAAAAAAACAAATAATAATAGGAGCTGTCTTCGGGCTTTTAGGAACAGTTTTGATATACCAGACCGAGTTTAGAAGGATAGATTTAACTAGTGATCAAATTAAAGGGTTGATATTTTGTGTTTGCTCTATCATTTTTGCTTCTTTAGGAAATATTACTTCTTCAAATAATCAACGCAAATTTAAACTCCCTGTTATTCAAACTAATGGTTTTGGGATGTTATACGGTGCTATAGCTATGTTGTTAATCACCTTGTTTAGTGGAAAATCGATAAGTTTTGATACGTCATTTTCTTATATTTCGTCACTAGCATATTTGACAATTTTTGGATCTATCATTGCGTTTACCTCTTATCTTACCTTAATAGGTAAAATTGGAGCAAGTAAAGCAGCCTACGTTATTGTAGTGATACCGGTAATTGCTTTGACTATTTCTACCATTTTTGAAGGATATAAACCCGACATATATGCTTTTATAGGAATTGTGCTTATTATTTTTGGAAATGTACTTGCATTGAGAAATAAAAAATAAGCTGATTAAATTCTTGTCGAGCTAAAGAAACTACATAAACAGATATCACAACATACTAATTTCCTGATTTGCTATATGAAACAGTCATCTGATAAATATTTTATTTGGTCTTTCTTCATTAAGAAAATTGTAAAGAAATTTAATAAGCAGGATAAAGAAAAATTTCTTGCAGAAATTAAGAAAAGGAAAGATTATATAGATTGAAAAAACGACTCAAACCTTTTAAAAAATATTACTTTTGATTAAAAATATAGACCTTAATGTCTCGACATTATATTGCCAAAATTATACATAAACCCTATCCTTATCTATTTCATCTCAAAAGAAATCTAATAATTGCTTTTGTACTTGGGATATTGATTTGTATTGTTAATGTATTAGCAGTAGATCAAAATTATGTAGACATAAATTTTGTGTTCTCAAAACCTTTTCTTTGTACTCTTGCAGGGTTAATGACTTTTTTTAGTATTCTCTTAGTATTAGAAGTTATTCCCCGGATATTTTTTAAACCTGATTTAAAGGAAAACTGGACAGTAGGAAAAGAATGTCTTTTAATTGTTTCACTTCTTTTTGTAATTGCGATATTCAATAATACGTTGTCTCTTATGATCAGTAAGGAGCCTTCAGGTAATGTGCTACTACATTTTTTAAACTCATCGTTCTATGTTGTTCTTTTAGGTATTGCTCCGGCTTTTCTTCTTGTTTGGCTTAATTATACCATTCTTTTAAAAGAAAACTTAAAAAAAGTCTCTTTATATAATGAACAACTCGAATCTAGAATTATACATAATGAGAATGAAATATCTGAAATCATTAGTATACAAACTAGTAATAAAAATGAAGTCATTGAGCTTGATATTAATGGCTTTTTATTTGCTAAATCTGAAGGTAATTATATAGATGTTTATACAAAAACGCTTGGTAAGGTAAAATGGAAACCATATCGACTTACTATTCAAAAATTTGAAGAAGTACTTGGTGATTACCCTTTTATTATTAGTACGCACCGATCATATGTCGTTAATATTAGAAACATCAATGCTACTACTGGCAACGCCAGAAATTATCGTATTAGTTTTGAAGGCGTTCCTCATGAAGTTCCTGTATCAAGGAATAAATTTCAAACTTTTAAAGATGCCTTTACTATTAAAAAAGTGTAATCTTATCAAAGATTACACTTTTAGAATTGTGATTATTATATTACTTACAAGGTATACCCGATACCTAATCCTACAAAAAATCGAGAATCGAAATCTGCAGGTCTGTTTCTCCCTTTATCTAAAAGTCCTTTTAAAGAAACCCATGCAAATGCACTAACACTAAATTTATTAATGTTATAACCAAGAGATTGAGAAAAACCATAATTAAAATATACATATTCATTTTTGTACTTTTCGTATACCGAATATTGCGGTATTTTTAAAGTTCCTTTAGATTTCAAATGTGTTGCTCCTATAAAAGGTTCTAGCGATAGGTAGAGTTTTTTCTTATTAAAAAGGTAATAAGTAATATCAAAAATAGAATACAACCCTATATCTCTTGTATATCCATCTACATAATCAGTAAATGAATTGTCTGTTTCGTTTATATAACTATTTTGATGAGCTGCACCATATGATAACGTAAAATGTTTGCTATCTAAACACATTAATTTTCCTTTAAATATATAACCATAGTTTTTTCCGTAACTGGTATTTAATATATCTTGAGTATATAAAAATTCTAATTCCCATCGTTTTTGATCTGATTCTTTGTTTTCCTTTTGTCCCTGAGCTAAGACAGGGAAGGCAAGAATAAACAAAAGGACTGCTATATAGTTTGTCATGATGTTGTATTTATAAAATTATAGATAATCCTTTTTTAAAAGAGATCATTGGACTGTTTCTGTGTGAGATGTTCTTTAATCTCTCGTGGTGTAGTATTAAACCAGTATAAGACCGCTCACTTATTTTTTCCTTAAAAGCATTAAAAAAAAGATTGATCGAAGCTCCTTCTAAATCTCCGACAGTTATATAAAGATTTTTATGCAGTGAATCATGGGTGTCAAAGTAGTGTTGTTCTAAATGGAATAAATATGCATTATACCACA
Proteins encoded:
- a CDS encoding MFS transporter, giving the protein MKTKAERNTRHYKEIRKAVFIPGLAAFSQFYMFQPLLPSLSESFLVSPAISSLVVSSSMVGIALGLFMFAFYADILHRKKLMLIALFLSSLITILSAVSWNFNVLVVFGFIKGFLLSGVIAVAIVYISEEVEVRNVGIVIGIYLAGNVLGGMWGRVVAGLISSWYDWRIATLFIGGIGVILSIFFMRLLPQSLNFNPQKVQTFQKLMYMKSFLKNPLFSGVFILMILMMGTFVSIYNYLSFRLEMPPFSLPHYIISLLFLIYITGAGGTIIIGVLTHRIHPFGMLKILLVLFLIGTLGLLVEELWLLVLGLSLVTFSLLGIQTVINKIISQYAIEGKSTANCLYLICQYMGAGGIGSSTGHIVSEWGWSNFIFTLMGFILFSLLLFIICARRYINTYKLIKEVS
- a CDS encoding LysR family transcriptional regulator, with protein sequence MELRQLSYFVKAAECLNFTEASHKVFITQSALSQQIKLLEQELGVPLFDRIGKRIQLTEAGSLFLTRARHTLKNAENAKQLIEDLQNLQSGTLHIGVTYGLTNLFTETLISFSTKFPLIQVKAFFGTSDELIEKLKSGMLDFILSFNKATDDKMITTIPLFQSYLTLVIHESHRFANKKQINIEELTTMELAVPAEGFTTRKVLDKAFRINELPYQYQIELNHIPTLIQLIETGKWATVLTKSTTQYLPTLKSIPINKKKLKLRSAIRYLKGNYQKKASKIFFQMILEHYQQNADLN
- a CDS encoding DMT family transporter, encoding MLKSNYLLFIIPALIWGSTWYIIKYQLGTVDPIVSVAYRFGLGGIILLGYSKIRKLPLSFTKQQHFFIALQGILLFGTNYWLVYLSEQYLSSGLVAVAFSTLIFMNIVFGAIFLGDKIKKQIIIGAVFGLLGTVLIYQTEFRRIDLTSDQIKGLIFCVCSIIFASLGNITSSNNQRKFKLPVIQTNGFGMLYGAIAMLLITLFSGKSISFDTSFSYISSLAYLTIFGSIIAFTSYLTLIGKIGASKAAYVIVVIPVIALTISTIFEGYKPDIYAFIGIVLIIFGNVLALRNKK
- a CDS encoding uracil-DNA glycosylase family protein, which gives rise to MQKLLSLISKCNECKAQLELGPRPIVSAHAHSKIVVIGQAPGSVVHKSGIPWDDKSGQNLRAWMGIDDETFYNPKKIALVPMGFCYPGKGKSGDLPPTKKCAPLWHQPLLAKMENVELVLLIGKYAQEYYLRDRLKRTLTDTVKNYKEYLPDYFVLPHPSPRNNIWQAKNEWYKKEVIPQLKLLVQSILE
- a CDS encoding YHS domain-containing (seleno)protein, which translates into the protein MKTLKNIGIVLVVMIMTTMTTNAQDKKGNNIDNSNIALQGYSPVSYLDLGIAQRGNKEYKSEYEKILYYFTSKEQKSKFDKNPKRYLPQYGGFCAFGIYAGAKFRPDPNKFVVKEGKYFLFLYNIELDAQQLWLAENNHKKLVTKANSNWEKLRNTHN
- a CDS encoding LytTR family DNA-binding domain-containing protein; the protein is MSRHYIAKIIHKPYPYLFHLKRNLIIAFVLGILICIVNVLAVDQNYVDINFVFSKPFLCTLAGLMTFFSILLVLEVIPRIFFKPDLKENWTVGKECLLIVSLLFVIAIFNNTLSLMISKEPSGNVLLHFLNSSFYVVLLGIAPAFLLVWLNYTILLKENLKKVSLYNEQLESRIIHNENEISEIISIQTSNKNEVIELDINGFLFAKSEGNYIDVYTKTLGKVKWKPYRLTIQKFEEVLGDYPFIISTHRSYVVNIRNINATTGNARNYRISFEGVPHEVPVSRNKFQTFKDAFTIKKV